CGCGAAAGACCTCCGCTGCCTCGCCTTCGATGAGATGGTGGTCAACAATTCGGCCGATGCCATGATCATGAGCCGGCTGTTCACCCAGCTCGTCCACGAACACGGCGTCACCCTGGTGACCACCTCGAACCGCGCACCTTCGGAGCTCTACAAGGACGGCCTCAACCGCGAGCATTTCCTGCCCTTCATCGCGCTGATCGAGCAGGAGCTCGACGTGCTGACGCTCAACGGCCCGGTCGATTACCGGCTGCAGCGCCTGGGCGGCATGGCGACCTGGCACATGCCGCTGGGCGAAGAAGCAACGGCACAGGTGCGCGAGGCCTTCTTCCGGCTGACCGACTATTCGCCCGAAGACAGCGAGCATGTGCCCTCGGCCGACATCGATGTCGGCGGGCGCATGCTGCACGTTCCCAAGAGCCTCAAGGGCGTTGCCGTGTTCAGCTTCAAGCGGCTTTGCGGCGAGGCACGCGGTGCCGCCGACTATCTCGCCATCGCCCGCGCCTATCACACGGTGATCCTGGTCGGCATTCCCCGGATGGGACCCGACACGCGCAACGAGGCTGCACGCTTCGTGACGCTGATCGACACGCTCTACGAGCACAAGGTCAAGCTGCTGGTCGCAGCCGATGCCGCGTCGGAAGATCTCTATGATGCGGGGACCGGCGGCAACGCCAGCGGCCGCTTCGAATTCGAGCGCACGGTAAGCCGTCTCAACGAAATGCAGAGCGCCGACTACCTGGCGCTCGGCCACGGCGAGGACTGACGCCGAAACAGCAGGAGGACGCGCATGATCGTTGCCACTACCGAGAACGTCGCCGGCCATCGCACGGTCGAGAGCCTCGGCCAGGTCTTCGGCGTCGTCGTTCGCAGCCGGGGCCTCACGGGCAACATCGTCGCGGGTCTGCGCACCATCTTTGGCGGAGAAATCAAGGAATACACCGCCCTGGTCGAAGATACGCGCCGGCATGCGATCGACCGGCTCGTCGCCAACGCCCGCGCGATGGGCGCCGACGCGGTGGTCATGATGCGCTTCGATTCCGGCTCGATCGGCCAGGCGATGAACGAGGTGGTTGCCTACGGAACCGCGGTGCGGCTCCAGCCCGAATGACGCGCAACGCACGGATCGTCGGTTATGCGATCGGCCTTGCGCTGCTCGCCGGCGGCGGGGCGCTATGCATCGTCGACGCCGGCGGCGGGATCGGCTTGCTGATCCTCGGAGCGCTGATCGCAGCCGGCATCGCGCTGGAGCCGCGCTATGGCCGGCCGCGCGACACAGCTCCTCCTTCTGGCAATTGGCAGCGCACCGGAGAGCGTTTCGTCGACGACGAGAGCGGCGATCTGGTCGAAGTTTGGTACAATCCCGCGACGGGCGAACGCCGCTACACGCAAGCAGACAGCTAGCTGGCCTTTGCGAGTTGCGCCTGCCGCGCCTGGGCACCGGCAAGCCGCTGCATCAGCTTGAGATCCTGCTCGCGCAGTTGCAGCGCGGCGTCGGCCCAAAGATCGACGATCTCGTAATATTCCGACATCGCGATCGGCGTCGCGGCGCGCATGGCCCGACGCGCGTTGACCAGTCCCGCGTGGCGGCGATCCGACTTGGCCATGAATTCACGCACAGCAGCCACACCTTCGCCCGCGGGCGCAATCTGGTGGACGATGCCGAGATCGTACATGTCCTCGGCCGTATAGGTCTCGTTCGACAGGATGATGCGATCGGCCATCGCAGCGCCGAGCTTCCGCGAAAGGATCGCATGGGCGCCCATGCCGGGGAACAGGCCGAACGTGACCTCGGGCAGGCCGAAAGTAGACCCGCGCTCGGCAATGATGAAGTCGAACGAAAGCAAGGCTTCGAAACCACCGCCCAGCGCCTGCCCCTGGACCAGGCCGATCGTCAGCAGTGGCAGATCGAGCGCGTGCATGTTGCGGTTGAGAATTTCGACGCAGCGATAGCCGTAAGCTGCCAGTCCTTCACGGTTCCGTTCGCGGATCAGGCCATGAAACAGGGCGAGATCGCCGCCGAAGCAGAACACGCCGGGCGCACGGCTGCCGAGAACCAGATAGCGCAGCGGTACCCGGTCGGGGCCGAAGCTCTGCTTGATAAGTCCCTGCCACTGTTCGAAGTCCGCCAGCAAAGTCGGCGTAAAACTGGGCCGGTCCTTAGGGCGCATGAAGCTCCAAAGCGACTGGTTGCGTTCGTCGTAAAGAACGTCGAGCTCGTCGAGATTCAGAAGCCGTTCGGGCACTGCAAGCCGCTGATTGGACTCTTCGAGCAGGTGCTCGACACCGTCGCGCAGGGGGATCGCCGGCACTTCCTCCAGCCCCCTGTTCTCAGCCCGCCTATCAAGATCGCCACCAAGCCGATCCATAACTACCCCGCTAACGAACCCGACCTGCCCAGCGCATTTATGTTTCGCGGCACACTTCAGAATCTACGCGAGCAGGGAGTCCCTTGGCAAAGAGATTTTAACCATGAACGCCCCCTTTCGGTACGGTACTATCCGCAAAGCTCCCACGCGCGACTCATTTTTTTACTTGCTAGTGTTATTTATGTCACAAAGCGTTGCTGGCTATGGGTAGTTGGCCAGCGCGCGCGCCAAGTGGCGGATTTCCTGATAAAAATCTGTATCCTGTATGACTGGATTCGAACTAGGCACAATCTGTGGACTTCGAGTCGCCTAAGGGAATCCTGGGCAAGTCCAACCCGCAACGCGTCCTGACGATGCTGTTCCCGTCTCGTTCGCACCGCGCAGGAAAGCCTATCCACCAAAAAAGTCAGCCAGCGACGCCAAGCCGCCCGAGCGATCTGTCGAGCATGAGCAACTGCCACAGCAGGCGCGAATTATCGACGCGGCCGGCGATATGCGCCGCGGCGATCTCGGCGACGGCCCCGCTTTCGAACCAGCCTGTTCGGGCCAGCGCGGCGCCCTCGCCGATTGCCCTCGCTTCAGCCGCCAGCGGGCCACGAAACCACTCCGCGATAGGCGTGACGAAGCCCTGCTTGGGGCGGTAGAGGATGTCGTCGGGCAGATAGCGGCGCATCGTCCGCTTCATCAGCCACTTGCCCTGCCCAGCTTGCGTGCGCAGCGGCTCGGGCAGGCTGGCAGCGAATTCGATCAGGCGATGGTCAAGCAGCGGCTCGCGCGCCTCCAGGCTCACCGCCATGCTCGCACGATCGACCTTGGTCAGAATATCGCCGGGCAGCCAGAACTTGAGGTCGGCATATTGCGCGCGGTCCAACCCCGAACGCGCCGGCGCTCGGCGCATGAGTTCCTCAAGCGGCTGCTCCCCGCGATAGTCCCCCCGCAAGCGCTGGAAATCGGGCGAATAGATGCGGTCGCGCAGTTCGGGCGGGGTCACCGACAGCGAGCGAGCGTAGCCCTCCTCGCTGCTCGCCGCGAGCGACAGGAAGGTCGACTTGGCCCGCAGCGCGCGCGGCGCCCAGTCGGCCTTGGGGTAGGCCGCCCCGAGCGCACCGAAGACCGGCCGCCGCAGCCCCAACGGCAGCAGCCCGCGCAAGCGATCCTCATTCCGCTGGAAGACATGGCGCCGATAGCCGGCCAGCGCTTCGTCGGCCCCGTCGCCCGACAGTGCAACGGTGACGTTCTCGCGCGCCAACTGGCAGACCCGCCAGGTTGGCAGCGCCGAGGCATCGGCGAAAGGCTCATCGAACATCGCCGCCAGATCGTCGATCGCGGTGAAATCGTTCTGCGAAACGGTGCGGCTGCGATGATCGGTATGGTAGCGGTCAGCGATCTGGCGAGCGTAGCCCGTCTCGTCTAGCGCCGCGACGTCGAAGCCGATCGAACAGGTCTTGACCGGGCTGGCGCTCGATTCGGCCATCAGCGCGACGACGCTCGAGCTGTCGACCCCGCCGGACAGGAAAGCCCCCAGCGGCACGTCGGCAGCCATCCGCGAGGTTACCGCCTGGCGCAGCAGGTGCAGCAGTTCGGCCTCGAGATCGGCGGTGCTGCCCTTGCGGCGCTCGGCGAAGGAAACGTCCCACCACTGCACCGACTGCGGCATCGGTGCGTCGTGGCGCAGTAGCAGATAGTGGCCCCCCGGCAGCTTCTGAACCCCCTTGAGGATCGACCGGCTGTCCGGGACGTATCCCCAGGTCAGATAGTCTTCCACCGCCAACGGATCGGCCTCGCGCCGCAACAGCGGGTGCGCAGTCAGCGCTTTCAGTTCCGAGCCGAAGATCACGCTGCCGTCGGCCAACGGCGCCAGGAACAGCGGCTTCACGCCCAGCCGGTCTCGTGCGAGGAACAGCGTGCGCTGGCCGAGATCATAGATCGCAAAAGCGAACATGCCGTGGAGCCTGGACAGGCAATCGACACCCCAGCGCTGCCAGGCGGCGAGGATCACCTCGCTGTCGCCGTCGGTGTGGAACATCGCGCCGCCCTTGCGCAGTTCCTCGCGCAGCTCGCGGTAGTTGTAGATCTCGCCGTTGAACACGAGCATCGCGCGGCCGTCGGTCGAGGCCATCGGCTGCGGCGAGCCGGCGAGGTCGATGATCGACAGCCGACGGTGGCCGAGGCCGACGCCGGGCGCGGTCCAGACGCCCTTGCCGTCGGGACCGCGGTGCGCGATCGCGTCGCACATGCGCTCGACCCGCGCCGGATCGACCGGCTTGGGCGTCGATAGATGAAATATCCCCGCAATCCCGCACATAGGCGCCGGACCTAGCGGACGCCGGCGGTGCGGTCCATCCACCGGTCAGTGGGACCGATCGCGCGCAGGAAGGCGTCCATCGCAGGCTGGGCAGGCTTGCCCTCATGATCCTCGGCCGAGAGGATCAGCATCGTCGTCGGGCGCGGACGCAGCAGCAGCCGATCGGCCATCGCCGCCAGCTTGAGCCGGGCATTGCTGCCCGTGGTGAGATCGCCGATTCGGTACCAGCTATAGGCCAGCCGCTCGACGCTGCCTTCGGCGAGCAGCCGATCGGTCTTAGCGTCGTCAACCGCGGGGCCAGGCGACTGCCAGGCCCAAGTGCCGCCGGGTGGCAAGGCGCCCTGCCCGAAGCCCCCGGCCTCCCGGCCATCACCCTGCGAGCCATAGACCGCGATGAAAACGTCGACCTCGCGCCCTTGGGCGTCGGCATAACGGCCGAGCAGGCGATGATCGGCGCCCTGGGCGAGCGGCGCCCAGCTGACCCGCGGCGCGTAGGGAACGCGGTGCCATCCCGGCACGGGCGGCAACATGATCTCGCGCGGCAGCGGTGCCGACGAGGCATCGGCGGCGCGTGCCCAGGCCTGACCAGCAAGCAGTATGACGACGAGGCTGAGCAGCGCCGTTGCAAAGCCGATGCGCATCGTTTCCAGACGGGCGAGAAGCGGCGATGCCTCGATCCGCGCGATGTCCAACGGCGGTTGATCGAGCGGCCGGTCGAAGAAACGCCACGACAGTACAAGGACCAACGCGATGACTACCGCGAAGAATATCCAGCCATAGACGAGGTGGTCGAAGCCCGAGGCCTTGTCGGCACCCACGAACTGCGCGGCGAAGACCGTCGCCCAGGCACGCACGCCGTTGGCCAGCACCGGCACGACGAGGCAGACCGCGAGGAAAGCGCCGCGCCGCCCCCAGCTGGTAAAGCAGACACCCGCGGCCAGCACGCCGAACGCTGCCATCGCGATGAGGAACTTCACCCCCGAACAGGCTTCGGCCACTTCGAAGAGCCCTGCCGGCGTGTGGATGAACACCCCGTCGATGACCGCGGAAATGCCGCTCAGATGGACGAGCGCGATGGTGATACCCGCGGTGATCATCTGCAGCGACGGCACGAGTTCGTCACCGAACGGGACGAGGAATGCCATGTAAGCCAAGGGAAATGCTAGCGCCGTGCCGACACGCGGGCCAAGCAGTGCGAGCACCGAAGCGGCCAGCAGCGCAAGAGCTCCGGCTTGGCGCGCGACGGAGAGCCCGGCGAACTCGCCGAGCACCCACATAAACCCGGCTCCCAGCGCCAGGACCAGTCCGGGCCACCAGCCCTGCGGTGTCAACCGCGCGAGCTGCGGCAGGCGTTCGTGCACCAGCCAGGCGACGATCACGGGAACCAGCAAGATGTGGTTGTAGGTCGAGATATTCCACCACTGGTCGGCCATGGCCATCCAGTCGGGCAGAAGCAGGATGAAATTGGCCACCCACGCCAAGGCAAGCAAGGCGAGCGGCTGACGCCAAGGCGCCGACAGGCTGGCGAAGAGTCCGGGGCCCGCGCGTAGCCGCGCGGCTAAATCAAGCGGCATCGCGCTCCGCTCCCCGTGGACCCACCATGATCGCGGCCAACGGCTCCAGCGCGGCGTCCCAACTGGCGTGGTCGAGCACGAAGCTGCGCGCGGCCAGCCCCAGCGCGCGGGCACGCACCGGCTCGTCGAGCAGCGCGAGGATTGCCTGCGCCAGAGCCTCGTCATTTTCGGCAACCACGAAATGCTCACCATCGCAGGCGGAGATGCCGGTGGCAGCCTCCCCGCTGACCACGACGGGAAGCGCCATAGCCATGGCTTCGAGCACCTTGTTCTGGACCCCGCGCGCGATCTCCAACGGGATCAGCGCATGAGTCGCCGCGGCAAGCCAGGGACGGATGTCGTCGACCCGGCCCCAGATATGGCAGCCGTTCTCACCGTGCCACGCGCGAAGTTCGGCAGGCGGATTGCGGCCGACGACATGGAAGGTCGCGTCGGGCCGTACCGCACGGATCGCGGGCAGGATGCGGTCGATCACGCGGCGCACGGCATCAACATTGGGGGCATAGTCCATCTGCCCGGTGAAGATCAGCCGCGGCCCCGAGCAGGCCAGCATGCGCGGCTCCGGCGCGACCATTGCCGGATCGTAGGCGATGCAGTCGATGCCGTTGCCCAGCGCGCGAACGTAGGCGTAATGTCCCGTGGGAAGCCGCGAGCGGAACAGCGAAGCCTCTGCGGGCGATACCAGCAAGGTCACCGCCGCACGCGCCGCCAGCCGCGCTTCCTCGGCGGCCAGCAGCTTCGCCTCGCGCATTTCGACCCAACCCATCGGGCTGGAACGCTTGCGGGCATAGGCCTCGAATTTCGCCGAATCGACATCGACGAGGTCAAGGACCAGCCGGCCCGTGAAGGTCTTGGGGACATATTGCCCCATCTGTCCCGAGAACACGTAGATCGCCGAGATCGGCCGGGTAGCCAAGACATCGGCGACATAGGTAGCCAGTGCCCGGTCATGAAAAGCGGTGAGACTGACCGGCTGATGCGCAGCAAGGGCTTGAACTGCGGCCAGCGCCAGCGGCTTCGAGCGGCGACGCAGGCGATAGGACGCCGCGAGCGCCGACAGGCTGGCTTCCTCCGCGAAATCGGCCTCGTCGTCGGCGAAAGTCGCGACATGGACCGGCGCCAGCTTCGTCAGGGCCTTCAGGATATGGTGCGAGCGGATTTTGTCGCCGCGATCGGGGGGGGAACGGCAGGCGATGCGCAATGAACAGGATTTCGCCCATTATCCTAGGCCCCGGGCGATCAGCGGCCCGAGCCGGTTGGCGAGTGCCAGCGGCAAGCGCTGCCATATGGCGATCTGCAGTGAGTGCTTGGCACTGGTCGGATCGGCATTGCGCGGCGCGGCGCCGGGCGCGGTCCAAGCGGCATATGTCAGCGGTTCGGGCTCGAAGCCCCAGTTACGCTTGAAATGGTAGGCGCCGCTGTTCGTCTTGGAGCGGCCGAAGTCGAAATGGCTGCAACCGCACCGGCGGGCGTGGAGCATCAGCTCGAAATACATGCGGTCGTTGGCGCGCAGCCCGCGCGCCGCATAGGTGCCGCCTCCCCAATAGGGCATGACCGCGCCGCGATGGTAGAGTGACAGCACGCTCGCCACAGCGTCGCCTTCGTGACGGACGGTGAGGATATCGGCATCGGCGCCGAAGCGATCGAGCACAGCATCGAACAGCGCGCGCGGGAACACCGGCGTGCCGAGGTTACGCACGCTTTCGGCATAGACGGCATAGTGGGCATCGCGGTCGCGTAGCGCGGTGCCGATCTCGATCTCGAACTCGTTCGCCAAGCCCTTGCGCACTTCGGCGCGCTGCTTGCGCGGGATGGCGAGCAGCTGCGCCTCGTCGTCGGCTGCGAGCGGCGTCACGAAACCGCAGTGCGATTCGGTCTTGAGCGTCCAGCCGGCGCGCTTCTGCGGCAGCACGCCGCCGCGCAGTTCGATCGCCGGGCAGGAACGGCGCTCGGCCAGTTGCTCGGCGAAAGCGAATATCGCTGTGCCATCGACGCCCTCGGCGACCAGTAGGCCACCGTCGACGGCAAAGCCGCTCGAAGCGAGCAAACGGCCGAAGATCGGCGAATGAATTTCGCTGAGCGGCAGATAGGCAGCAATCTCGCCATGCCGCTCGGCGACCAGCGCCAACGCGGCGTTACCTGTTCCGGCGGCGACGGACTGGAGCCAAGCGCTCGTATGAAACGGCGTGCCCTCGACATGCGCAGCGACAAAGGCATCGATCCGCACCGCCTCGTTGGCGTCGGCCAGATCGACGATGCGAACGCGCTCGCGCGGCGGGGTGAAGGGCGCGTTCATGCGGCTAGCGGCACGGCTTTCGCCGCCTCGCGCTCGGCCAGGGCGTCCATTCGCCCCCAGGAGAAATCTCCGATCAATTGCCGCAGCTTGCCATCCATAGCTGTAAGATTGGTGTAATGGCGCAGCTTCGACTTCATCGACGCGTTGGGCACGCGCGGCTGGCCGGGATCGATCTCCCAGGGATGGAAATAGAACACCGCCGGCCGCTCGTCGCGGCGGTTCACCTGGCGGATGGCCCAGCGCGAGAAAGCATAGGGAAGCACGCGGAAGAAACCGCCCCCGCCCGCCGCGAGCCGCCGCCCGGCGAACTCGGCGGTGGTCACGGGAATCTCGATCAGGTCGGCTCCGGCCAGCGGCCTGAAGGCGAAGCGCGGCGCCTCGCGCCAGCCATAATGGTCATGCGCGATCGGCGCGACGCTCGAACTGTAGGTAAAGCCCTGCTCTGCCAGTTCGGCGAAAGCCCAGGGCGTGCGCTGGTCGATAGAGAAGCTCGGCGCGCGATAGCCGCTGACCTTGGCGCCCGAGGTATCCTCGATCGTCTTGCGGCTCATCTCCAGGTCGATCCTGAAGCTGTCGCGGTCCATCTGGAAGACACGGGCGTGGTCCCAGCCGTGGCTGGCCATCTCGTGCCCGGCATCGGCGATCCGACGCATCAGCGCAGGATAGCGCTTCGCCACCCAGCCGAGCGTGAAGAAAGTCGCCAGCACCTCGGCTTCGGCGAACATATCGAGGATCATCTCGCAATTGCGCTCGACCCGCATCGACAGCGTATCCCAGCTGCCGCGGTCGATCACCCGCTCGAAGGCGCCGACCTGGAACCAGTCCTCGACGTCGACCGAAAGGCCGTTGATGGGACGCACGGGATTCACGGCTCGGTTCTCCCGAAAAGGATCAGGCGGCGGCGCGAGCGCCATTCTCCGTCTCGATCCACTCGATCAGCATGGTCAGCGTGTGGCGGACGGCGCTCTCCTGCTCGAGGAGCTGGCCTTCGAGCGTCGAGACGCGGTCCTGCAAAATGGCGATCTCGCCGCGATTGCTCGGCTCGGCATTGTTGGCGAGTTCGATGATCGCGTGCTGCAGCTCGGCAATCTGCGCGTCGCGCTGCGCCAGGGCTTTTTCGAGCTCGGCGCCAGCAACGCCCGGCACAGCCGCAGCCGTAGCGGCGACGGGAGCCGGAGCGGGCACCGACACGCGCGCGGGCGCACCGTCCTGGCCAAGCTCGGCGAGAACCTGCTGCAGCATGGCCCCGTCGATCCGGCTGCGCCGGTCGACCGCGCCGAGCATCAGCAGCCGGTTGACGATCTGGTTGATCCGCCGCGGCACGCCGCCGGTCGCGGTATAGATCTCGGCGAAAACGCGCTGGTCGAAGCTCGGATTGCCCTCCCAGCCGACGCGCTTCATGCGGTGTTCGATATAGGCCTGGACCTCGTTGGCCTCCATGGCCTCGAGGTGATGCGTCGCGATCACGCGCTGGCGCAGCTGTTCGAGCTCGGGATGTTCTAGCAGCGTGCCGCGGAACTCGGGCTGGCCGAGCAGCAAGGTCTGCAGCAGCGGGTGCGAGCCAAGCTGGAAGTTCGACAGCATGCGCAGCTCTTCGAGCGCCCCGATCGACAGGTTCTGCGATTCGTCGACGATCAGCAGGCAGCGGCGACCGGCCCGAGCCTCGTCGTGCAAGAAACCCTCGATCGCGCCGAGCGCCGCGGCCTTGTCGTGCCCCTGCACGCGCAGGCCGAAGGACTGGGCGACGACATGGATCAGTTCCTCGCTGTCGAGCTTCGAAGTAACGATCTGCGCCGCGGTGAGCCGCACCGGATCGATCGTCGCCATCAGGTAGGCGACCAGCGTCGACTTGCCCGCGCCGACCTCGCCGGTGATGACGACGAAGCCCTCGCTCTGGGCGAGACCATAGGACAGGTAGGACAGCGCCTTCCGGTGCGTCAGGCTTTCGAAATAGAACGCCGGATCGGGCGTAAGCTGGAAAGGCCTTCCGGTGAGCCCATAGAATTCGTCGTACATTGCCTGGTTCCTTCCCGCAGGCTCAGAAACTGTAACGGATGCCGAACAGCGCCGAAGCGATCCATTCGTCGGTCAGCGGTGCCTCGCGATCGATCCCGTTGATGCCCACTGCGGCACTCGCCGTCAGATGACGCGTCAGGTCGCGATAGTAAGATGCGGTTGCGCCGATCGCGGTCTCGTCGCCAGCGAAGCTCGATCCGCTCTGGAGCCAATTGGCGAAAACGTCGGCGCGAATGCCCGAGCTGGCGTCGAGCCGCTGGCTGACAAAGCCGGCAAGCCAATAGTTCTCGTCGATAACGCCGCTCGACGCGGCCAGCACGGTTCCCGGCGCACCAATGAACTTGCGCCGGTCATAGCCCGCACCGATACCTGCCTGCATGCGGCCGAAGTTCATGTTGTAGGTGGCCATCACGCCGCGCGCGCGGAAGACGGAGGAGCGGACATTCCCCAGTGAACCGGACAGACAGCTGCCGCCCTCAAGCGAGCTGACGCAGCCGGTAACGCCGCCAGACAGCGGATTGCGCACAGCCTCGAAGTCGGTCGGCAGACCGATCAACGACCGGTTGAGCTGGCCGCCGAAGCCCGAGACGTTGTCATAGACCGAGACGTTGAACGAACTGCGTGGCGACGGGGCGTAGGCCAAGCTGCCGTAATAGGTGGTCGAGCCATAGCGGCGGCCGATGTGGGCCTCGAGCGCGGTGCGGCGGCTCGGCCGCCAGATTACCCCGGCGTCCCAGATGAGGCCGCTGACGTCATAGGCCAGGATGCGCGGGGCCGACTTGTCGGTGACATAGCGGCCGTCGGCGCCGACCACCGGAACGCCGGCAGCGTCGCGCACGGCGTCACGGCCCGAGACCTGGACCTTCTCGTATCCGACGCCCCCGACGACGGCGAAGGTGTTGGTCACCGGCACGGTCACGTCGGCGCGGGCCGAGAAGTCCTCGGCGCGCTGGTCCAGATTGGAGATGTCCTCGCGGTAGTACTTGGCACCGGCGCCGAGCCCGACGGGCAGGATCTGCCCGGCACTGACACCGGCATGCACGTCGGCGAGCTGGACCACGCTGTCGTCGAACACGTCGACCGGCGACTGGCCGGGCACCACCGTCAGCGCATCGGGCGATTCCACCTTGGTGTAGCCGATACGGTAATTGGCGTTGATCGCGACATCACCTGCATGGGTGCTGACCGAAGGCCCGGCATAGACCGAGTAGATCTGCGTGACGCTGTCGCCCTGGCTGAATGGCGATAGCACTGCGGAACCGTCCGGCTCGACACTGGAGCGGGCGGCGAGGCCGCCGGCATGCACGGTCACGCCGGGCACGACGGTCGCATAGCCGTTGGCGATGCCGCTGTAGATGTCGCCATCCTCGGCCCTGCCCCAGCCGAAGCGGTGCTCGTAGCGCAGCGAGACGCTGGCGCCGTTGTTCCGGCCCGCGACCGAGGCATCGACGCCCGCGGCAAGAACGGAGTAGGTCAAGGTATCGTCGCCAGGGGAAAGGCGCGCCGAGATGATCTGCGCCGCCTCGATATAGGGCGTCACCTTGACGCCATAGCTGCCTGAACCTTTCCCGCCGTGGCCGTGACGTGTGCCGGCGCCGTCCTTGCCGGACGCGGTCGGCGCGTCGGCGTCGTCGCTCGAACCGGCGCTGCTGCTGCCACTACTGCCGCTTCCGACGTTGCCATAGGGGATCGACTGCGCCGCCGCGACCAGCGGCAGCGCACAGGCTCCGACCGAGGCCAGCACGGCCAGTTTCCAGGGAAGGCGCGACGTCATGGTCATGCTCCGTAGCCGTAGTAGGCGCCGAAGCGGCGGCCACTCGGGCTGAAGTTGGCCGCGTTCAGCAGCAGCTGGATGTTGGGACAGCCTGACAGCAGCGAGATCGCATCCTCGAGCGACTGCTGACCGGTGCGGTCGGCGCGGCAGATGACGAGCGCCTGGCCGACATACTGAGCAAGTTCCGCAGCCGGCGATGCTGCCAGCGCGGGGGGCGAATCGAAGATCACGATGCGGTTCGGCGCGCCCTGGGTCAGGCGGTCGAGCACGGTCGCTGTACGCGAAGAGCTCAGGTATTCACTGTCCGATGTGGTGGCATCGCCGGCAGGCAGGACCTTGAGGCCCGGCACGTCGGTAGCGAGGACGAGTTCGGTGACGTCGAGCGAAGGATCGGCCAGCGCGTCCATCAGCCCGCGACCGCCCGGCAGGCCGAGCGCGCTCAGCACCGAGGGCTTGGCGAAATCGGCATCGACCAGCAGGACTTCGCTTTCCTTCTCGGCCGCGATCGACAGCGCGAGATTGACCGCGCAGTAGGTCTTTCCCTCGCCCGGATGCGGCGAGCAGATCAGCACGCGTTGGGCCTTCGCGTCACCGCCCTGGCGCTTGAGCTCGGCGGCGTTGAGCAGCAGCTGCCGCTTGACGATGCGGAACTCCTCGAGCGTCGCAGTGACATTGCCTTCGGGCACGATGAAGCCCTGGCGCCGCAGATGCTCGCGATCGACCCGGTGCGGACCGCCGGCAGCGATCGGCGACGGCTCAGCGGCCGGAGCGGGAACGATTTCTGCGACCGGTTCCGGCGCAATGGCAACGGGCTCCGGCTCGATGACTTCGGGCTCGAGCTCGACAACGACGGGATCGGGCTCGATTGCGGCCGGCATAAAATCTGGTTCAGGCTCTACGATTTCAGGCGCGGGTTCCGACTGATACCGCACAGGTTCGGGACGCACGATCGGCTTGATATCCAGCGGCGGTGGCGAAAGCTTGCCCCAGCCGAAGCTTTCGACGG
The window above is part of the Novosphingobium sp. G106 genome. Proteins encoded here:
- the zapE gene encoding cell division protein ZapE, producing the protein MTGLLARYEALIASGELRPDAEQEAAAERLEKLQRELERAPTGGLLGKLLGKKRESPRGVYMWGGVGRGKSMLMDLFHDSLKIDEKRRVHFHAFMLEVHARLREERKKEQGDPIPPAAAAIAKDLRCLAFDEMVVNNSADAMIMSRLFTQLVHEHGVTLVTTSNRAPSELYKDGLNREHFLPFIALIEQELDVLTLNGPVDYRLQRLGGMATWHMPLGEEATAQVREAFFRLTDYSPEDSEHVPSADIDVGGRMLHVPKSLKGVAVFSFKRLCGEARGAADYLAIARAYHTVILVGIPRMGPDTRNEAARFVTLIDTLYEHKVKLLVAADAASEDLYDAGTGGNASGRFEFERTVSRLNEMQSADYLALGHGED
- a CDS encoding YbjQ family protein, producing MIVATTENVAGHRTVESLGQVFGVVVRSRGLTGNIVAGLRTIFGGEIKEYTALVEDTRRHAIDRLVANARAMGADAVVMMRFDSGSIGQAMNEVVAYGTAVRLQPE
- a CDS encoding crotonase/enoyl-CoA hydratase family protein produces the protein MPAIPLRDGVEHLLEESNQRLAVPERLLNLDELDVLYDERNQSLWSFMRPKDRPSFTPTLLADFEQWQGLIKQSFGPDRVPLRYLVLGSRAPGVFCFGGDLALFHGLIRERNREGLAAYGYRCVEILNRNMHALDLPLLTIGLVQGQALGGGFEALLSFDFIIAERGSTFGLPEVTFGLFPGMGAHAILSRKLGAAMADRIILSNETYTAEDMYDLGIVHQIAPAGEGVAAVREFMAKSDRRHAGLVNARRAMRAATPIAMSEYYEIVDLWADAALQLREQDLKLMQRLAGAQARQAQLAKAS
- a CDS encoding XrtA/PEP-CTERM system amidotransferase — its product is MCGIAGIFHLSTPKPVDPARVERMCDAIAHRGPDGKGVWTAPGVGLGHRRLSIIDLAGSPQPMASTDGRAMLVFNGEIYNYRELREELRKGGAMFHTDGDSEVILAAWQRWGVDCLSRLHGMFAFAIYDLGQRTLFLARDRLGVKPLFLAPLADGSVIFGSELKALTAHPLLRREADPLAVEDYLTWGYVPDSRSILKGVQKLPGGHYLLLRHDAPMPQSVQWWDVSFAERRKGSTADLEAELLHLLRQAVTSRMAADVPLGAFLSGGVDSSSVVALMAESSASPVKTCSIGFDVAALDETGYARQIADRYHTDHRSRTVSQNDFTAIDDLAAMFDEPFADASALPTWRVCQLARENVTVALSGDGADEALAGYRRHVFQRNEDRLRGLLPLGLRRPVFGALGAAYPKADWAPRALRAKSTFLSLAASSEEGYARSLSVTPPELRDRIYSPDFQRLRGDYRGEQPLEELMRRAPARSGLDRAQYADLKFWLPGDILTKVDRASMAVSLEAREPLLDHRLIEFAASLPEPLRTQAGQGKWLMKRTMRRYLPDDILYRPKQGFVTPIAEWFRGPLAAEARAIGEGAALARTGWFESGAVAEIAAAHIAGRVDNSRLLWQLLMLDRSLGRLGVAG
- the xrtA gene encoding exosortase A, whose product is MPLDLAARLRAGPGLFASLSAPWRQPLALLALAWVANFILLLPDWMAMADQWWNISTYNHILLVPVIVAWLVHERLPQLARLTPQGWWPGLVLALGAGFMWVLGEFAGLSVARQAGALALLAASVLALLGPRVGTALAFPLAYMAFLVPFGDELVPSLQMITAGITIALVHLSGISAVIDGVFIHTPAGLFEVAEACSGVKFLIAMAAFGVLAAGVCFTSWGRRGAFLAVCLVVPVLANGVRAWATVFAAQFVGADKASGFDHLVYGWIFFAVVIALVLVLSWRFFDRPLDQPPLDIARIEASPLLARLETMRIGFATALLSLVVILLAGQAWARAADASSAPLPREIMLPPVPGWHRVPYAPRVSWAPLAQGADHRLLGRYADAQGREVDVFIAVYGSQGDGREAGGFGQGALPPGGTWAWQSPGPAVDDAKTDRLLAEGSVERLAYSWYRIGDLTTGSNARLKLAAMADRLLLRPRPTTMLILSAEDHEGKPAQPAMDAFLRAIGPTDRWMDRTAGVR
- a CDS encoding TIGR03087 family PEP-CTERM/XrtA system glycosyltransferase: MRIACRSPPDRGDKIRSHHILKALTKLAPVHVATFADDEADFAEEASLSALAASYRLRRRSKPLALAAVQALAAHQPVSLTAFHDRALATYVADVLATRPISAIYVFSGQMGQYVPKTFTGRLVLDLVDVDSAKFEAYARKRSSPMGWVEMREAKLLAAEEARLAARAAVTLLVSPAEASLFRSRLPTGHYAYVRALGNGIDCIAYDPAMVAPEPRMLACSGPRLIFTGQMDYAPNVDAVRRVIDRILPAIRAVRPDATFHVVGRNPPAELRAWHGENGCHIWGRVDDIRPWLAAATHALIPLEIARGVQNKVLEAMAMALPVVVSGEAATGISACDGEHFVVAENDEALAQAILALLDEPVRARALGLAARSFVLDHASWDAALEPLAAIMVGPRGAERDAA